A genomic segment from Triticum dicoccoides isolate Atlit2015 ecotype Zavitan chromosome 1A, WEW_v2.0, whole genome shotgun sequence encodes:
- the LOC119356311 gene encoding two-component response regulator ARR14-like, translated as MKRDSSWHARKILPEEVPTNEQAIYLLHARVAASPSKGAALHAPSIMDLPGASLPAPPPRRRALAFSMLAVRISFMTAKLRQLGYNEVTACTDPAAAMAELRGGHKFKAVLVDVYSLRYSPAPAFELLDCAIGEMHIDTYAMSKTGVRYGPIVMEDLNRIREGIYNKASNGFESLEATLNSSCNNTSVMTMPTTTTLLISGRRATRRRVRMTQVSDSNSQQELDGGSVKNEQQNPAEKPKKARVVWTDELHKKFVEAHDKLLPGDAVPKKILKLMNDSTLTRENIASHLQKHRMNIDPLRRGNPKTKHQKLTPPQASLSSPNLSQQQASPTMMQPLSSSNFSETSITQGVVCMNHNMNVQPMVKPPPVSDMQDSHPAMYMQSFKDSTFCQTECVFSEDLESKDMYTRDNKSKQNSTWCPDNLDISTILDKDPKPSWDVKYLFYNGD; from the exons ATGAAGCGGGACAGCAGCTGGCACGCCCGTAAAATTCTGCCAGAGGAAGTACCAACTAACGAACAAGCCATCTACCTTCTTCATGCGCGCGTCGCCGCGAGCCCTAGCAAAGGCGCCGCCCTGCACGCGCCGTCCATCATGGATCTCCCCGGCGCCTCCCTCCCCGCTCCTCCCCCTCGCCGCCGCGCGCTCGCCTTCTCGATGCTCGCCGTCAGGATTAGCTTCATGACCGCCAAACTACGCCAGCTAGGCTACAATGAAG tGACGGCTTGCACTGATCcagcggcggccatggcggagctTCGCGGGGGGCACAAGTTCAAGGCCGTGCTGGTCGACGTGTACTCTCTGCGCTACAGCCCGGCGCCGGCCTTCGAGCTCTTGGACTGTGCCATCGGCGAGATGCACATCGATACATACG CTATGTCGAAAACTGGCGTCCGCTATGGACCCATAGTGATGGAGGATCTCAATAGAATTAGGGAGGGCATCTACAATAAAGCATCCAATGGATTTGAGTCCCTGGAGGCCACACTGAACAGTTCATGCAACAACACATCGGTGATGACAATGCCCACAACAACAACCTTATTAATCTCGGGAAGGAGGGCGACAAGGAGGAGGGTTAGAATGACACAAGTAAGCGATTCAAACAGTCAGCAGGAGCTGGATGGAGGGAGTGTCAAGAACGAGCAGCAAAATCCGGCTGAGAAGCCAAAGAAGGCCCGAGTCGTTTGGACTGACGAATTACACAAGAAGTTTGTGGAAGCGCATGACAAACTCCTCCCTGGAG ATGCCGTGCCAAAGAAAATACTTAAGCTGATGAATGACTCTACACTTACTAGAGAGAACATTGCCAGCCACCTTCAG AAACATAGGATGAACATCGATCCTCTTCGTAGGGGCAATCCTAAAACAAAGCATCAGAAATTGACACCTCcccaagcatcattgtcatctcctaACTTGTCTCAGCAACAG GCTTCTCCTACAATGATGCAACCTTTGTCTAGTTCAAACTTTTCAGAGACTTCTATAACACAAGGAGTTGTTTGCATGAACCATAATATGAATGTTCAGCCAATGGTCAAACCTCCCCCAGTTAGTGACATGCAGGACAGTCATCCGGCGATGTACATGCAATCATTTAAGG ATTCCACTTTTTGTCAAACAGAATGTGTGTTCTCGGAGGATCTAGAGTCGAAAGATATGTACACTAGAGATAATAAATCTAAACAAAATAGCACGTGGTGTCCTGATAATTTAGATATTAGCACGATTTTG GATAAAGATCCTAAGCCTTCATGGGATGTAAAGTATCTCTTCTACAATGGTGACTAA